One stretch of Prunus persica cultivar Lovell chromosome G1, Prunus_persica_NCBIv2, whole genome shotgun sequence DNA includes these proteins:
- the LOC18789896 gene encoding alpha-ketoglutarate-dependent dioxygenase alkB, with protein sequence MYGSESGTVPEDLERTAFRRAEKKYKLYYEDTYKSSKKKRKPKPVDLSEVLDFNSILESYYQNVELPHGVVPLRCDFDRPVFSLENRPGFYFIPGALRVKEQCQWIKESLTSFPQPPNRTNHNAFYGPINDLFIAANERKVLVADGGSNSECDPSVSNGGVHGWKFFEEREVSSKGSTCKSVSASVLLRKLRWSTLGLQFDWSKRNYDVSLPHKKIPDTLCQLAKRLATPAMPLGEEFQPEGAIVNYFGPGDMLGGHLDDMEADWSKPIVSMSLGCKAIFLLGGKHREDPPIAMFLRSGDVVLMAGEARECFHGVPRIFTDGENDEIVTLERQFSHEDDFSALEYIRSSRININIRQVY encoded by the exons ATGTACGGATCCGAATCCGGTACAGTCCCGGAGGATTTGGAACGAACCGCTTTCAGAAGAGCGGAGAAGAAGTACAAGCTGTATTACGAAGACACCTACAAATCatccaaaaa GAAACGGAAACCGAAACCCGTGGATTTATCAGAggtattggatttcaattcCATTCTAGAATCGTACTATCAAAACGTTGAGCTTCCACACGGTGTCGTTCCTCTTCGATGTGATTTCGATAGGCCCGTGTTCTCCTTAGAAAATCGCCCAG GGTTTTATTTCATTCCTGGAGCACTGAGGGTGAAGGAACAATGCCAGTGGATAAAGGAGAGTTTAACCAGCTTCCCGCAGCCTCCTAACAGAACAAATCACAATGCATTTTACGGGCCTATAAATGACTTGTTTATTGCGGCGAATGAGAGGAAAGTTTTGGTTGCGGATGGGGGTTCAAATTCTGAATGTGATCCTTCTGTTAGCAATGGAGGTGTTCACGGTTGGAAGTTCTTTGAGGAACGTGAAGTGTCTTCGAAAGGGAGCACGTGCAAATCAGTTTCAGCTTCAGTTCTATTGCGGAAATTGCGTTGGAGCACCCTTGGCCTGCAATTTGACTGGTCCAAG CGAAACTATGATGTCTCTCTCCCGCATAAGAAGATCCCTGATACACTCTGCCAACTGGCTAAAAGACTGGCAACACCTGCAATGCCTCTGGGTGAAGAATTCCAGCCTGAAGGTGCAATAGTGAACTACTTTGGCCCAG GTGATATGCTTGGGGGCCACCTTGATGACATGGAAGCTGATTGGAGTAAGCCTATTGTAAGCATGAG TTTAGGCTGCAAAGCAATATTCCTTTTGGGAGGAAAGCATAGGGAGGATCCTCCAATAGCAATGTTCCTTCGAAGCGGTGATGTTGTACTTATGGCTGGTGAAGCAAGGGAATGCTTTCATG GTGTGCCTCGGATATTCACAGATggagaaaatgatgaaatCGTGACTCTTGAGAGGCAGTTCTCACACGAGGATGATTTTAGTGCTTTAGAATACATCCGAAGTTCAAGAATCAACATCAACATCAGACAAGTTTATTGA
- the LOC18788667 gene encoding uncharacterized protein LOC18788667 has protein sequence MGGPIVLTQLATGLGVLAGAVLVKSVMDQKPMAGPFPRCPSCNGTGRVSCFCSRWSDGDVGCRSCAGSGRTFCRSCGGSGTGRPLPVQISVRPPTPPS, from the coding sequence ATGGGTGGTCCGATTGTGTTGACCCAGCTGGCTACGGGTCTCGGCGTATTGGCCGGGGCAGTCCTCGTCAAATCGGTCATGGACCAGAAGCCCATGGCCGGCCCGTTTCCCAGGTGCCCCAGTTGCAATGGCACGGGTCGGGTCTCCTGCTTCTGCTCGCGCTGGTCCGATGGCGATGTCGGGTGCCGGAGCTGTGCCGGGTCGGGTCGCACGTTCTGCAGAAGCTGTGGCGGTTCTGGTACTGGTCGACCCCTTCCGGTTCAAATCTCCGTACGGCCTCCCACCCCACCCTCGTAG
- the LOC18792445 gene encoding chlorophyll a-b binding protein, chloroplastic codes for MASAWASSSAIAAVAISSPSSQKAGSTLAATKASFFGGRKLRVRNLTASSGSSTSFTVRAAAADPDRPLWFPGSTPPPWLDGSLPGDFGFDPLGLSSDPDSLRWNQQAELVHCRWAMLGAAGIFIPEFLTKIGILNTPSWYTAGEQEYFTDTTTLFVVELVLIGWAEGRRWADILKPGSVNTDPIFPNNKLTGTDVGYPGGLWFDPLGWGSGSPEKVKELRTKEIKNGRLAMLAVMGAWFQHIYTGTGPIDNLFAHLADPGHATIFAAFTPK; via the exons ATGGCTTCCGCTtgggcttcttcttctgccaTTGCAGCCGTTGCCATATCTTCTCCCAG CTCCCAGAAGGCTGGGTCTACTTTGGCAGCAACAAAGGCTTCTTTCTTTGGTGGGAGGAAGCTCAGAGTGAGGAACTTGACAGCGTCCTCTGGATCATCAACATCTTTCACAGTACGTGCTGCTGCAGCTGACCCTGATAGACCCTTGTGGTTCCCAGGCAGCACCCCTCCTCCATGGCTCGATGGAAG CCTCCCAGGAGACTTTGGCTTTGATCCCCTTGGTCTTT CATCTGACCCTGACAGCTTGAGATGGAACCAGCAAGCAGAACTTGTACACTGCAGATGGGCTATGTTAGGTGCAGCTGGCATCTTCATCCCAGAATTCTTGACCAAAATTGGCATTCTAAACACCCCTTCATGGTACACAGCTGGAGAACAAGAGTACTTCACAGACACCACCACTCTGTTTGTTGTTGAGCTGGTTTTGATTGGGTGGGCCGAGGGCAGGAGATGGGCCGACATCCTCAAGCCTGGGTCTGTTAACACCGACCCGATCTTCCCCAACAACAAGCTCACCGGGACAGATGTTGGGTACCCAGGCGGGCTTTGGTTTGACCCACTTGGATGGGGAAGTGGTTCACCTGAAAAGGTCAAGGAGCTGAGGACAAAGGAGATTAAGAATGGGAGACTGGCTATGTTGGCTGTGATGGGGGCTTGGTTCCAACACATTTACACTGGCACTGGCCCAATTGACAACCTCTTTGCTCACCTTGCTGATCCGGGCCATGCCACCATCTTTGCT GCTTTTACTCCCAAGTGA